GTACGGTTCTGTCATTTTTCGTGTGGGGCCTTTCATGAAATCATCTGACGGTTTCGGCGCTCTCTGCGCCGAGGGCGAGGACGCCCTCGGGACAGCCGGCGGGACGCCGGCGCTACGAAAATTCCGGCGCGATTGCCTTCGCTTCCTCGAGGGTGAGTCGCCGCTTGTTCTTGTAGGACAAATTCGACATATGCACCGCCATGGCCGATCGGTAGCCCATCTCCGGCGGAGCGTTCGGAATCCCGCGGCTGCGGACGCAGTCGATCCAGTTCTGCATGTGGTTCCCTTCATGAGTCCTGCCGCGTTCCGCCTCGTCGTTCGGACGATTCGCTTTCTCCGGCCAATACTCCAGCGGTTGTTCGAAGTGATGTTCGAGGGTACCGTCACTGCCCAGAATTCGGTCGCCCAGTTCGTAGTGCTTGTTGCTGAAGGTGGACTGCCAGGTCACGACGCAATCGGGAAAATCGAGCGTCACGGCGATGGTGTCGGGCACCTCGCGTCCATCTTTTTCGGAAAATACTCCGCCCGACATATAGGCCGCTGAGGGCAACGGCAGGTCGAGCGCGCCCATGATCCAGGCGATCTGGTGCACCATGTTCTCGGCGCAATTGCCTCCCGAAAATTCCCAGAACAGGCGCCAGTTGATAAGCCTGTACGGATCGAACGGCCGATCGGGCCGGCCGTTGAGAAAGGCGCTCCAGTTGACATTCTGCGCCGTGCAGTCGGAGGGAATCGCCCGCACCCACTGGCCCTTGCCGTGCGGCGTATTGCGGCTCATCCACGATTCGACCTGCGTAATCTTTCCGACGCGTCCATCTTTGATCATCTGTTTCGCGTCGACCATCGCGCCGGAACTTTGATGCTGCAATCCAATCTGGATAACGCGATTCGACGCTTTAGCCGCCGCCAGACACTTCTCGGCCTCAGGGATCGACCACGTCATCGTCTTCTCCGCATACAGATCCTTTCCCGCAGCGAGCGTATCTACAAAATGTCGCGCGTGAATGTGCAACGGGCTGGCCACGATCACTGCATCGACATCCTTCATATCGAGGACACGGCGGTGGTCGTCGAAAGTTTGAATGCCGGAAACTCGGCTCTTGGCTTGGTCGCGGCGGCGGCGGTAAACGTCGGCCATGGCCACGACCTCGACTCCGTTCACCTTGAGGATCTGCCCCAGCAGATCGTTGCCACGGTCGCCTACCCCAATCATGCCGACACGGATGCGGTCGTTCGCGCCCAGCACCGTGGCGGCTGGATACGCCAGCACCGCGGCAGTTCCGAGCGCGGCCCGCTTTATGAAGGTCCGTCTGGTTTGATCGAAACTAATTTGATCGGTCATTTATTTATCCCCTGTTATTTATCTCCTCGCAGCTTGACTGCCTCACGGTAGCGGTGAAGTTTAGCTCCCTAGGCGGTTGTCATCCTGAGCGTAGCCGTTTCTCGGGCGAAGCGAAGGATCTCCCGCTTATCGGGCGCGTTGCGCAAGCCAAAATGAATCTCTACCTTGACTCACAGCGCGTCGGCTTGTTGCAGAAGCTTTTTCATTCCCGCCCAACTCTGGCGCGAGCATTCTTCGGGCGATCCGCCGCCATTCCAATGAGTCTCAAGGCTCACCGCGAAGCGATACCCGTCGCGCTTGAGCGCTTTGAACTGCCCCGTCCAGTCGATAATTCCGGCGCCCATCGCCGCCCACTCTCCCTTACCCCTCTTAACAAAATCCTTGCAATGGCAATGCCCGATGCGTTCCTTCGGCAGAAGATTGTAGCCGTCGGGATAAGGTGTTTCGCCCGCCGCCGCGGCGTTGCCGGCATCCCAATTCAGCATAAACGCCGGGGACTGCACCGCGCCA
Above is a window of Candidatus Sulfotelmatobacter sp. DNA encoding:
- a CDS encoding Gfo/Idh/MocA family oxidoreductase — translated: MTDQISFDQTRRTFIKRAALGTAAVLAYPAATVLGANDRIRVGMIGVGDRGNDLLGQILKVNGVEVVAMADVYRRRRDQAKSRVSGIQTFDDHRRVLDMKDVDAVIVASPLHIHARHFVDTLAAGKDLYAEKTMTWSIPEAEKCLAAAKASNRVIQIGLQHQSSGAMVDAKQMIKDGRVGKITQVESWMSRNTPHGKGQWVRAIPSDCTAQNVNWSAFLNGRPDRPFDPYRLINWRLFWEFSGGNCAENMVHQIAWIMGALDLPLPSAAYMSGGVFSEKDGREVPDTIAVTLDFPDCVVTWQSTFSNKHYELGDRILGSDGTLEHHFEQPLEYWPEKANRPNDEAERGRTHEGNHMQNWIDCVRSRGIPNAPPEMGYRSAMAVHMSNLSYKNKRRLTLEEAKAIAPEFS